A stretch of DNA from Sebastes umbrosus isolate fSebUmb1 chromosome 14, fSebUmb1.pri, whole genome shotgun sequence:
GGCTTTGAAACTGCTTATGGCATTTGAAGCATGTATCTGTCTAATAAACACTAAGTGCTAAATAAGTCTTTAAAAGCAGGTAGAAACTAAAATCACACAAGCTTTCAACCAGCTTGAGGTTGCTTAAAGACGCAACAGAGTGAtatttgactgtgtgtgtgtgtgtgtgtattttgaatTAGTTGGCTGGTACAAATCCTTCAAGACTGCTGCCAAATTGTACTGTGCAtatgtgtttgatttgtttacTTACATGGGTTATTATAAGTTATCTGGAGAAGGAGATGAGATGCCTCTGTGGGGTTTTTACAGCATGCATTACGAGCCACAGGGGAATGGTCTGTTTCAGGGATTCTTATGATCATTACAGACATGACGACATAATCAGTTCTACGCTGTGCTACGACATTGTCAAAGTTGTTCTTGTAGGTCATTCaaattgttttctgttgattaAAATGAGAAATGTATCGACCGCTTTCTTTTTCTGTAAGTGCTCAGGGAGTCAACGAATCAAGTCATACAGCAGGTTGAACTAGAATTAGTCAGTCGCTCTCTCTCGGTCGGTCACTCGCTTGCTCGCTCTCTGTCGGTCTCTCGGTTGCTCGCTCTCTGTCGGTCTCTCGGTTGCTCGCTCGCTCTCTGTCGGTCTCTCAGTCGCTTGCTCTCTCGGTTGCTCGCTTGcttgctctctcgctctctgtcggCCTCTCGGTCGCTCTGTCTGTCGCTTGCTCGCCCTCTGTCGGTCTCTGACGCTTGTTCTCTTGGtcgctccctctctttctctctctctctctgtcggtcTCAGTCgctcgcgctctctctctcgctgtctgtctgtccctcacTCTCTGCCTcggttgctctctctctccctcggcctgtctctctctcgctctctgtcggTCGCTGTCTgtcgctcgctcgctctctgtctctcgctcGCTGGCTCTCGGTCGGTCGCTCTCTGCCTCGGTGGCTCGCTCGCTCTCGGTCGGTCGCTCTCGGTCGCTCGCTtgctcactcgctctctcgctctctctctcggtcgctctctctctcactctctgtcgctcactctctctctctctccgtcgaTCGGTCGCTCCCTCTAGGCGTTCTTGAGATGGCGCGTTCACAAGAACGGGACGGACTGACCTATGGACgaggtaaaataaaaacaggacaTAGCAGGCCCAGTCTGAACACTTTATTCTGAACACAGGAGATCAGTAAACTGTAAGTATTACAAGTAGCACACATTGAGTCAAATCCAACCCACAGAGAAAAAACATCAGTCCATGACACAAGAGCTGAGCGAAGCTGCGGGAACAGACTTCATTCCCATACTTCTGGAGtgtataaaaaaggaaaatacttTTATATGTCTGATTAGGGACTGAATTCTCTATACTAGTTCAAAGGTCAATTACAGACGACGTTTCACCTCACTGATGTTGAGCACAGAGTGCTGCTGAGTCAGCGGGAGCAGCATGTGGTTGTAAGAGACTGGAGGCACAGCCAGCATTGGTATTTCTAAACTTGAGTAATACGAGGTGAGCTGTTTAACAGTCCTTGGACGCGGTGGAAATATGGCCTCAGGGACTAGAGGACAACAAGGGTGATCATTTAAGTTAATTTAACTGATACTTAGAAAACTACAAGTACTGCCAAGAAAAAGATGTGTTGTAAATAGAGCTAACATGATTGGGACCAACATGTAATGGCTTTAACAAATCATCAAACCTGATATAAAAGGTGTTAAAAGTCCTCAGTCCTGATTCCCTTTCCATGTATTACAAGTATTGTTAAAACAGGCTCACATGATGATCTGGCAAATATAATCTGAAGGCAAAAGGCTCAATTAAATTGTCTATTTCTTCCTATGGGTTCTTGTTAAGGCCACATtgctaaaaggaaaaaaaaagccaaaatacCCTGATCAGGAGAGGAACAGCCACACCTACAGCGAGGGGTCACAGGGGGGTTAGAGGTCATTTAGTTTCCCCCCGTTCTCTCAGCAGACTTTGTATGGCGCTAAATAATTTGAAAAAGAGGTGGCCTGAATTCCAAATAATTTACCAAGACCCTGGTacaaataatctgctcaaaggCTTTAGGAGGGCTGCGTCCAAGGGTTGTGTCCAGCAATGATTGCTCAGTGACCGCACAGTGGCCACGTACATACAGCACTACTACTTCCTGTACAATGCTTTCCAAGGCAGATCACGGTAATTGTACAAAACAATcgggaaaaataaagaaaagacagcGGTAAAGGGCAGAGCGAATCAATAGTTTATCATTTTTCTGAGAGCAGTtaactatattttttttactttttctttcatAAACAAACCATAACCGCAAAATCTGGATGGTGCATGTTGTTTGCTTTCtccattttttaaagatttgatACTTAACAGAAAGGTGCAGGTCCAAATAAATGAAAGCGTTACGAGGGGAGGAATGATGGAGTGATTGGAATttagaaaaaaggaaatataagAGCGGGTTGTCGATGGACGGAGAGAGCAAAAGCTTAAATCAACACATCCAGACAGGAATAATGGAATGAcggcaagagagagagggacaaagCAGAGGAAGACGTCGATGGAGGATGTTGAAGAGGGGATCAGTCTGTCCAGTCTTTCTTGATAGAGAGGCACCACTCCCAGCTGAGATGATCGTGTTGGTCGTCATCGGTGAACTTGGACTTGATGGTGTAGTTGCCGCGGGCCATCATCCCTTTGGGTGACTCCTCCACGGGGGTGATGAACTCCTGTACGGTTGGTTTGGGCGCATAGCTGCCGACCATGTAGTCCGACTTGTCAACTGTATATTAGAGATTTATTAATAAGGcttattaacaacaacaacaaaattatTGCTTGATAATAAGTCAAGCAAACAATCTCCACAAAATTAAACACACGGTCCGACCTGCAGGTTTATCATTCCAACAAGAAAGCAGTTTCATTTGGGACCTTTTTTATAAAGGAATAGTCTATCATTCTTCAcgtttactgtacagacatgaatGGCACTGATCTCGTCATCTAAGCCataaaaagaaagtgaataagcttatttcacaaactgttgAATTATTCATTTAAGTAAAAGGACGCTACTTTACATGGCATTTCCAAATCCACCTAAAGGAACTGCAGAGTTTAAATGAAACAATTGGGGGGCATCCTTACCTTTTATTCCTTTCCTGTATGTTTGTTGACAGTACTTCAGGCCTGACACAATTTCCTTGTTGACCTGCAAAAAGGCAAAATGCATCATATCCTGCTGAACAGTTTCCCGTGACAAAGATAGCTGACGGCAGCTGCAGTAACAACCATCATGATATCATGAAAGTCTGAGACATCCTGGGCTTGACAAAGACCACACTCTCTCACCTTGAAGGagatttttattctgtattcgATTCCCTCCTTCAGCACGATTGGGGTCTTCTTGAAGCCGGTCAGGTCTCCTGGAAGGGGAAAGCAGTACaagcatgaaaagaaaagtcaaGCAAGAGTGAAGACTCAAGATATACAAGATCAGTTTGGAACAATATGCAAGCATTTTACAGTCTCAAATATATAACCTAAAGATTAATAAACATGTAGggatttttttagtttatttttaaccAGAGAAACAAGaattacattcacaaaagcaaaGTCAAGTTGTATTTTGATTTTCAACAGCCTGTAGTAATGATACTGACCACCAGGTGGCACAGTGAGCCCAGCTCTCCTGCTCTGTTGTAGCTCAGTGTGACCACTGAGGGGGGGAGCAGGAGAGCCATCAGGAAATGGCTCATTAAACCACTTACACAGGAATCATGTCATTACTAATTAGCAGACTAATGACTCAGCAGGTCATTTAGACTATATTTGCACACGAGGATGGGAGTGATTAGTGTTCATTAATTAATGTTACTATGAGCTAATTCGTCCAGTGCATCTGCTGTAAGGAAAGACAGCTGCCTAAATGTGGGCCTTCTGTGCATTCAGGTAGAAAAATCTTTCAGATGTCGATGTGCTGTTAGGGTTTTTGTCCCGATCCCAAACTGCAGTCTCTGCTCTACTCACCCTGCAGGTCAAGGACCAGAGGTTTCGGAGCCGAGTCACATACCAGAGTCATTCCCGTCACCTGGACGTTGGGGGCGTTGGGATCTAAGGGAGAGAAAGATCACATTATCCATCACCAATTTATAGCTCCTGAGAGAAATACTGAGAGAATGCAACTGTGCATTTGAATTGTTTTGCTTTCAAACATTTAATGAGCAGGCATTGCTTTTTTTCATCCACATAAATGATCAATCACACACTAGTTAGATTTAAAAATTGGTTGATATATGTGATCGCATATCTCCTTTTAAGGTCTTCCAGATGTACGTGGTTGAGTTGATATTATTCAAAGATTTTTCtacatcaacatataaaatgcaaaaactttaaaatatgtTACTTTGGAGAGAGTATTACTATAAA
This window harbors:
- the arhgdia gene encoding rho GDP-dissociation inhibitor 1: MEEDHATPEQLAAIAAEAEGSEISVNYKPPAQKTLEEIQKLDEDDESLRKYKEALLGKDCAAADPNAPNVQVTGMTLVCDSAPKPLVLDLQGDLTGFKKTPIVLKEGIEYRIKISFKVNKEIVSGLKYCQQTYRKGIKVDKSDYMVGSYAPKPTVQEFITPVEESPKGMMARGNYTIKSKFTDDDQHDHLSWEWCLSIKKDWTD